In one Aquila chrysaetos chrysaetos chromosome 24, bAquChr1.4, whole genome shotgun sequence genomic region, the following are encoded:
- the LOC115335234 gene encoding lysozyme C-like: MRKSMLFGFLLVFLGLALPGSQGKVIPRCDLVKILCQHGFEDFWGKTITDWICMVKHESSYNTKAFHDNGVSRDYGIFQINSQYWCEDGKTHGSKNVCHISCSKFQDDNNEDDIQCAKNIA, from the exons ATGAGAAAGTCAATGCTCTTTGGCTTTCTTCTTGTCTTCCTTGGCTTGGCTCTGCCAGGCTCCCAAGGAAAAGTCATCCCCCGATGTGACTTGGTGAAGATCTTATGTCAGCATGGCTTTGAGGACTTTTGGGGCAAAACTATAACTGACT ggaTCTGCATGGTGAAACATGAGAGCAGTTACAATACTAAAGCATTTCATGACAATGGTGTGAGCAGGGACTATGGGATCTTTCAGATCAACAGTCAGTACTGGTGTGAGGATGGCAAGACCCATGGATCCAAGAATGTTTGCCATATCAGTTGCTCAA AATTTCAAGATGATAATAACGAGGATGATATTCAGTGTGCCAAGAATATTGCTTAA